One Methanobrevibacter sp. genomic region harbors:
- a CDS encoding MATE family efflux transporter, with protein sequence MLIVSIGQGLSTGMISIMSNYIGANEKEKANNVFWQRILISIIISIICFVFAFFGLKELLIIMGAESVIDLTMDYAQTVFAGSIIIILNTVTISSLRAEGDMKKASNITIFGFVLNIILDYFLIYFLNFGIWGAGAATILSTLIGTIVVIYWLFVKKDTYLQTKWSHFKFNMKYIKNILSLSIPATLEGFVMSFLFIFVNMMLIVAGGDIHVVAFTGSWKILSLGMIPAIGVEAAILTISGYYFGSGNYKRIKSIYKYSIIFSTTISIIIAIILFIFANQISYLFTLLNG encoded by the coding sequence ATGCTGATTGTATCAATCGGACAAGGTTTAAGTACAGGAATGATAAGCATAATGTCCAATTACATAGGAGCAAATGAAAAAGAAAAAGCAAATAACGTCTTTTGGCAGAGGATTTTAATATCCATTATAATTTCAATAATCTGTTTTGTATTTGCATTTTTTGGTCTTAAAGAACTATTAATTATCATGGGAGCAGAATCTGTAATAGATCTTACTATGGATTATGCTCAAACAGTATTTGCAGGAAGTATTATAATAATTTTAAATACTGTAACAATTTCATCTTTAAGAGCAGAAGGAGATATGAAAAAAGCATCAAATATTACCATTTTTGGATTTGTTTTGAATATAATTCTTGATTACTTCTTAATATATTTCCTTAATTTTGGAATTTGGGGAGCTGGTGCTGCAACAATACTATCCACATTAATTGGAACAATTGTTGTTATATACTGGCTATTTGTTAAGAAAGATACATACCTACAAACTAAATGGTCTCATTTTAAATTTAATATGAAATATATAAAAAATATACTATCTTTAAGTATTCCAGCTACTTTAGAAGGGTTTGTAATGAGTTTTCTGTTTATATTTGTTAATATGATGTTAATAGTAGCTGGTGGAGACATCCATGTTGTAGCATTTACAGGATCTTGGAAAATACTGTCCTTAGGAATGATACCTGCAATAGGAGTTGAAGCAGCTATTTTAACTATTTCCGGATATTATTTTGGATCTGGAAATTATAAGAGAATTAAAAGCATATATAAATATTCAATTATATTTTCCACAACCATCTCAATCATAATAGCTATTATCCTATTTATTTTTGCAAACCAAATTTCATACTTATTCACATTATTAAATGGATAA
- a CDS encoding MarR family transcriptional regulator — MLNNNSLDSLISIIDRNFKIACLDKFDELDLTFHNYMTLEFIYNHENVIQKDLARLFHRNQSTITRSIDKLENKGFVERIHDDNNKKNNIIILTTKGQKAVEEINSFKKDLEKDLVYNFTENEREIFKKLLNRLIHNFNSYIFK; from the coding sequence ATGTTAAATAATAATTCATTAGATTCTTTAATATCTATAATCGATAGAAACTTTAAAATCGCTTGTTTAGATAAATTTGATGAATTAGATTTAACTTTTCATAATTATATGACTTTAGAATTTATATATAATCATGAAAATGTAATTCAAAAAGATTTAGCTAGGTTATTCCATAGAAATCAAAGTACAATAACCAGATCTATTGATAAATTGGAAAATAAAGGATTTGTTGAAAGAATTCATGATGATAATAATAAAAAAAATAATATTATCATATTAACTACTAAAGGCCAAAAAGCTGTAGAGGAAATAAATAGTTTTAAAAAAGACTTGGAAAAGGATTTAGTTTATAATTTCACAGAAAATGAAAGAGAAATATTCAAGAAACTATTAAATAGGTTAATTCATAATTTTAATAGTTATATTTTCAAATAA
- a CDS encoding B12-binding domain-containing radical SAM protein, with the protein MKVTLVNPPQTASKYKFMGVIAPPLGIGYIAAVLRDNGIDVNILDASAEDMDFKEFSEEIKNRSPDIISISALTPTINKALETAKTAKEVLPNSIIVMGGYHPTFDFEETLKNDFVDIVIRGEGEYVLRDLVETIENNGDLREVRGIVFKEDDNIVLNPNADLIYDLDALPFPAFDLMPMDKYKLLDMDTHMATMITTRGCPMKCSFCSSAAMHGRKMRQRSVDNILAEIDFLREKYDINTIAFMDDTFTLKKSRLMEFCDKLKQKDYEIMWGCTARVDTLDEEVLKNMKESGCITVFMGVESVDQNQLDSMDKGITVPKIENAFKMSRKLGIRTIASVALGMPGDTKKIMNKTIKFVHKLKPNYAIYSLSTPYPGTRFYKESFEKNLIKVKDWSKYTLISPILETADCSLKDLRKMQIKAFIKFYLRPHYLLSQFRQDGTYFIKTIFGVIKTALTKNNDKNSGK; encoded by the coding sequence ATGAAAGTGACTTTAGTTAATCCACCACAAACTGCATCTAAATATAAATTCATGGGTGTTATTGCACCACCTTTAGGTATTGGTTATATAGCCGCAGTTTTGCGAGATAATGGAATTGATGTTAATATTCTTGATGCTTCTGCAGAGGATATGGATTTTAAGGAATTTTCAGAAGAAATCAAAAATAGAAGTCCTGACATCATTTCAATATCTGCACTTACACCAACAATAAATAAAGCTTTAGAAACAGCTAAAACAGCAAAAGAAGTGCTTCCTAATTCAATTATTGTAATGGGAGGATATCATCCAACTTTTGATTTTGAAGAAACATTGAAAAATGACTTTGTTGATATTGTTATTCGTGGCGAAGGAGAATATGTTCTTAGGGATTTAGTTGAAACTATTGAAAATAATGGCGATTTAAGGGAAGTTAGAGGAATTGTCTTTAAAGAAGATGACAACATTGTTTTAAATCCAAATGCTGATTTGATTTATGATTTAGATGCTCTTCCATTCCCTGCTTTCGATTTAATGCCTATGGACAAATATAAACTTTTAGACATGGATACTCACATGGCAACTATGATTACAACAAGAGGATGTCCTATGAAATGCTCCTTCTGTTCTTCTGCTGCAATGCATGGTAGAAAAATGAGACAACGTAGTGTTGATAATATTTTAGCTGAAATTGATTTTTTACGTGAAAAATATGATATTAATACTATTGCATTCATGGATGATACATTCACATTAAAAAAATCAAGATTAATGGAATTTTGTGATAAACTTAAGCAAAAAGATTATGAGATTATGTGGGGCTGTACTGCTCGTGTTGATACTTTAGATGAAGAAGTACTTAAAAACATGAAGGAATCTGGATGTATTACTGTCTTTATGGGTGTAGAATCTGTAGATCAAAACCAGCTTGATTCAATGGATAAAGGAATTACAGTTCCAAAAATTGAAAATGCATTTAAAATGTCAAGAAAATTAGGAATTAGAACAATAGCTTCTGTTGCCTTAGGCATGCCTGGTGACACTAAAAAGATTATGAATAAAACAATTAAATTTGTCCATAAACTTAAACCGAATTATGCTATTTACAGTTTATCTACACCATATCCTGGAACAAGATTTTATAAAGAATCCTTTGAGAAAAATTTAATTAAAGTAAAAGATTGGTCTAAATACACATTAATTAGCCCAATTTTAGAGACCGCAGACTGTTCTTTAAAGGATCTGAGGAAAATGCAGATTAAAGCATTTATAAAATTTTATTTAAGACCACATTATCTTTTAAGTCAATTTAGACAAGATGGAACGTATTTCATTAAAACAATATTTGGTGTAATTAAAACAGCATTAACTAAGAATAATGATAAGAACTCTGGAAAATAA
- a CDS encoding tyrosine-type recombinase/integrase — protein MINDIKFYKFYDVEIYELPKINEKSIQKPQPIYFTNLPDKKIIRDALGIANPVMKAIILFICSSGCGRAEYLSLTIQDYIDALSEYLPKNDLSIFEVIDLIDDDKTIIPTFNIRRKKTNKYYTIHCSPEAIKAINAHILSRRDTVTNESKLFKIAVNYLTVNFQKIHDDLGLGKIGPYNRFRNHMLRKFHASALYNDGMSLDDVNDLHGKAKNKTDQAYFMINPEDLKYQYIEHMSAVTISTEVKKLHVKSQEFVKIENEKNELILELDRLRFDIDSLKSMIGK, from the coding sequence ATGATAAATGACATCAAATTCTACAAGTTCTATGATGTTGAAATCTATGAGTTACCCAAAATCAATGAAAAATCCATTCAAAAGCCGCAGCCGATTTATTTCACTAATCTGCCGGATAAAAAAATCATCAGGGATGCATTGGGTATTGCAAATCCAGTCATGAAGGCCATAATACTGTTTATCTGCTCCAGCGGCTGTGGACGAGCAGAATATCTAAGTTTAACAATTCAGGACTACATCGATGCACTATCTGAATATTTGCCAAAAAATGATTTGTCAATTTTTGAGGTGATTGATTTAATCGATGATGACAAGACAATCATTCCCACGTTCAACATTCGCCGAAAAAAGACCAACAAATACTATACAATCCACTGCAGCCCCGAAGCCATTAAAGCAATAAACGCACATATATTGTCCCGCAGAGATACTGTCACTAACGAGTCCAAACTGTTTAAGATTGCCGTTAATTATCTTACGGTCAATTTTCAAAAAATCCATGATGATTTGGGTCTTGGAAAAATCGGCCCATACAACAGATTCAGAAACCATATGCTGCGGAAATTCCATGCAAGTGCATTATATAATGACGGCATGAGTCTGGATGATGTAAACGATTTGCATGGTAAAGCCAAAAACAAGACTGATCAAGCATACTTCATGATAAACCCAGAGGATTTAAAATACCAGTATATTGAACATATGTCTGCAGTAACCATAAGCACAGAAGTCAAAAAACTGCACGTCAAATCACAGGAGTTTGTAAAAATAGAAAACGAGAAAAACGAACTGATACTGGAACTGGATCGTCTTAGATTTGACATTGACAGTCTTAAAAGCATGATTGGGAAATAA
- a CDS encoding AbrB/MazE/SpoVT family DNA-binding domain-containing protein yields MLILATSKIQSNYQTTIPKEIRKNYDIDDDTVVEWAINNNGNPEINFRKKRNFKDLVGAFKSDERTNAVELKRSLCE; encoded by the coding sequence ATGCTTATATTAGCTACAAGTAAAATTCAAAGTAATTACCAAACCACAATCCCAAAAGAGATTAGAAAAAACTATGATATTGATGATGATACCGTCGTAGAATGGGCCATCAACAATAATGGAAATCCAGAAATAAATTTCAGAAAAAAAAGAAACTTTAAAGATTTAGTTGGAGCTTTTAAATCCGATGAACGAACAAATGCTGTAGAATTAAAAAGGAGTTTATGCGAATGA
- a CDS encoding type II toxin-antitoxin system VapC family toxin translates to MRKVFLDTSFIMGFVNSNDDLHENAIKLEETENVLSQDCYINNNVLNEVLTLTGRKININAAEETYYGLIDSFEILNEYNIVNYTSKTFDIFKRVVGPNSKKTKLSFTDSSIILTMKESNITDLVSFDQQFKHFDEINLIGSNYL, encoded by the coding sequence ATGAGAAAAGTATTTTTAGACACTTCATTCATAATGGGATTTGTCAATTCCAATGATGATTTACATGAAAATGCAATAAAATTGGAAGAGACAGAAAATGTATTGTCACAGGACTGTTATATAAACAATAACGTGTTAAATGAAGTTTTAACATTAACTGGTAGGAAAATTAACATCAATGCGGCAGAAGAAACATATTATGGTTTAATTGATAGTTTTGAAATATTAAATGAATACAATATTGTCAACTACACCAGCAAAACCTTTGATATTTTCAAAAGAGTTGTTGGACCAAACAGCAAAAAAACAAAATTAAGCTTCACAGATTCAAGCATAATTTTAACTATGAAAGAATCAAATATAACAGATTTGGTTAGTTTTGATCAACAGTTCAAACATTTCGATGAAATAAATTTAATTGGCTCAAATTACTTATAA
- a CDS encoding DUF4143 domain-containing protein: MEYMARYLDDELKQWMNVIGAVLIVGPKWCGKTTTAERYSKSVLKLQDIDKQEEYQMWLDIKPSKLLEGEKPRLIDEWQMAPILWDGVRNSVDELKGEGLYILTGSTVVDESKIMHSGTGRIHRLFMRPMSLYESGESNGNISIEELFDNPNMNIDGIESNLTMDDLIFAACRGGWPDSINKKDDKDKLLIAYNYLDNIAESDISKVDGVKRDPDRVKVILKAIARNNSTLAKDTTIIADISANFGDISKPTYYSYIDSLKRLFVIEDLRGWAPNIRSKSSMRSGNKKVFIDPSISVAALNMGPEAFNTLDGLKTFGFIFENLCIRDLSVYTSKFGGSISYYHDNSDVEVDCVVHLNDGRYALIECKLGKTKIEEGAQNLLKVNKLIEANDEIRNPSFLAVLTGGEIAHTRKDGVKVIPIGCLK, translated from the coding sequence ATGGAGTATATGGCTAGATATTTGGATGATGAATTAAAGCAATGGATGAATGTAATTGGTGCTGTACTTATTGTTGGCCCTAAATGGTGTGGCAAAACAACTACAGCTGAACGATACTCTAAAAGTGTTTTAAAACTTCAAGATATTGATAAACAAGAAGAATACCAAATGTGGTTGGATATTAAGCCCTCCAAATTATTAGAAGGTGAAAAACCTCGATTGATTGATGAGTGGCAAATGGCACCAATTTTGTGGGATGGTGTTAGAAATAGTGTTGATGAACTTAAAGGTGAAGGATTATATATACTAACTGGTTCTACTGTAGTTGATGAGTCTAAGATAATGCATTCGGGAACTGGTAGAATTCATAGACTATTTATGAGGCCTATGAGTTTATATGAAAGTGGTGAATCAAATGGAAATATTTCTATTGAAGAATTATTTGATAATCCCAATATGAATATTGATGGTATTGAATCTAATTTAACAATGGATGATTTAATTTTTGCAGCATGTCGTGGAGGTTGGCCAGATTCTATAAACAAAAAGGATGATAAAGATAAATTATTAATTGCTTATAATTATTTAGATAACATAGCTGAAAGTGATATTTCCAAGGTTGATGGTGTTAAACGTGACCCTGATAGAGTTAAAGTCATTTTAAAGGCTATTGCTAGAAACAATTCTACTTTGGCTAAGGACACAACAATAATAGCGGATATTTCCGCTAATTTTGGGGATATTAGCAAACCAACATATTATTCATATATTGATTCATTGAAACGTTTATTCGTCATTGAAGATTTAAGGGGATGGGCTCCAAACATCAGATCCAAATCATCAATGAGATCAGGTAATAAAAAAGTCTTTATTGATCCTTCAATTTCAGTAGCTGCTTTAAACATGGGGCCTGAAGCTTTTAATACACTTGATGGTCTGAAAACTTTTGGTTTTATTTTTGAAAATTTATGCATTCGTGATTTAAGTGTATACACTTCTAAATTCGGAGGCTCAATATCTTATTATCATGATAATTCTGATGTTGAGGTTGATTGTGTTGTACATCTCAATGACGGAAGATATGCTTTAATCGAATGCAAATTAGGAAAAACTAAAATAGAAGAAGGTGCTCAAAATTTACTAAAGGTAAATAAATTAATTGAAGCTAATGATGAAATTAGAAATCCTAGTTTTTTAGCGGTTTTAACTGGAGGAGAAATAGCACATACCAGAAAAGATGGAGTTAAAGTTATTCCAATTGGCTGTTTAAAATAG
- a CDS encoding exodeoxyribonuclease III: MEIRSDAEGRVIRMEFENFYLYDVYCPSGASSPERLDRKYRFYDEFTKYVYKSNKPSIICGDFNRISQEIDAKNPKNIKGKSGFMPEEQEWFNEILTKYVDAFRKFHPEGDNFSWWPNRKGYREENKVYRFDYFLVSNT; encoded by the coding sequence TTGGAGATAAGGAGTGATGCTGAAGGTAGAGTAATCAGAATGGAGTTTGAAAACTTTTATCTGTATGATGTTTATTGCCCATCAGGTGCCAGCTCACCTGAAAGACTTGATCGCAAATACAGATTTTATGATGAGTTCACAAAATATGTTTACAAATCAAATAAGCCATCAATAATCTGTGGAGATTTCAACAGAATCTCTCAAGAGATTGATGCTAAAAACCCTAAGAACATCAAAGGCAAATCAGGATTCATGCCAGAAGAGCAGGAATGGTTTAATGAAATCTTAACCAAGTATGTTGATGCATTCAGAAAGTTCCATCCAGAAGGAGACAATTTCTCATGGTGGCCAAACAGAAAAGGATACAGGGAAGAAAACAAAGTATACAGATTTGACTACTTCTTAGTCTCAAACACGTGA
- a CDS encoding nitroreductase family protein yields the protein MRKYPDREIESEKLDKILKASQLSPTANNSQPQRVFVIRSKQSLEKIRSFTPYCFNAPIVLMVCYEEIKT from the coding sequence GTGAGAAAATATCCGGATAGAGAGATTGAAAGTGAAAAGTTGGATAAGATTTTAAAGGCATCACAGCTCAGTCCAACTGCAAACAATTCTCAGCCACAGCGCGTTTTTGTAATCAGAAGCAAACAATCCCTTGAAAAAATCAGGTCTTTTACACCATATTGTTTCAATGCTCCGATTGTATTGATGGTATGTTATGAAGAAATTAAAACTTAA